ATTATTAATGGTGACTATCGTTTGGTTGATGCATCAACTTAAATTTAAGGTAGGGCCTATATTAGCTTGTCATAAATAATGATTGCTCAGTTTTTGGAGCTTGAAAAATGTTTTAAAGGGAGTTTAGGCAATCGAAATATGATTTTGATTGCCTTAGAAGCTAAAAATTAGATATGGATCAAATTGATGATGGATGCAATTTTTTCAGAAGTTGCCATGAGTGCTGGTGCTAACTCTTCAATACGTTTAGGACTTAATCGTACAGAAGGCCCTGCAATACTGACTGTGCCAAAAGGCTCACCTGTCTGTGGGTTGAGAATGATTTTAGCCATAGCAGACATACCTAGCTCATAGGTGTCACTAATCACACCATAACCTCGCTCTCTAGAAGCATTAATCATTTGCTCTAGTTCTGTAAGGTCTTTTGGTGAGTTTGGTCCAAAGTTCTTGGCTTTATCGAAACCTTCACGTTCCACAATTCGTGCAAAGTCATTTTGATCAAGGGTAGATAAATACGCTAAACCACAAGCTGAAGCTGGTAAATAGGCCACGTTGCCTGAGTCAGGATCATATTTTAGACCTGATTTGGCTCCTTGAGCCTTACCAATCCAGATAATTTTTTCGTCTTCGATTAAACCGAGGCGAACCAGTTCAGAAGAGGTTTCTGCGAGTTCATCAAGATAGGGTTGAAATGTTTCGGTAATCGAGCGTGAAGACAGAAAACTCAAACCCATTGAGGCAATTTTAAGAGTGAGCTTGTAGTGTTGGGTGATTTCATCTTGATAGATATATCCCATGTCTTTCATCGCAGTCAGAATGCGATGCATTGCAGACTTTGGGATATCAAGATCAACAGAAAGCTGACTAAGTGCACATCCATCCACTTCTTTTAATAGTGCTTCGAGGATGAGCAAAGAACGATCGGTATTGCTGAGCATAAAAATCCTAATATTATTTTCTGGAACAGTGTTCCAAAAAAATTAAAAACAGATTATAGTTGTTTTAGATTCTATCTCAAATGCCGTACAGATGAATCATTCAGATAAGGAGTTTCCTAATTATTCAGCTTTTGAGAATAAGTAGGGAGCAAAACTGAATAAGCGATGGAAAACGCATATTTGCTTATACACACTAATGGAGTAAGTGTATGACTCAACAGGTAAATTTAAGGGAGTTTATTGATGAAAATCCTATATCCCCAATACAAAAACTAGTCATCTTTTTATGTTTAATGATTGTCGTTGTTGATGGTATTGATATATCAATTATGGGATTTGTGGCTCCCGTCATTAAGCAGCAATGGGGAATTACTACAACGGATCTTGCACCCGTAATGAGTGCAGCTTTAATTGGTTTAGCTGTAGGTGCAGTGATTTCAGGACCTTTGGCAGACAAGTTTGGACGTAAAAAACTACTCATTATTAACTTAATGGGTTTTGGTGTATTTACTTTATGTGCAGCAGTTTCTAGCAATGTGACAGAACTGATGATGTTCCGTTTTATTGCTGGTTTATTTATGGGAGGGGTAATGCCGCAAGCTGTTACGTTGGTAACGGATTACTCTCCCATGAGAATGAATGGCCGTATGGTTACCATCATTCTAAGTGGATTCACAATTGGTGCTGCTATTGGAGGTTTTTTGGCTGCTTGGGTGATTCCACATTTTAACTGGCATGCCATGATGATTATTGGTGGAGTCCTACCACTTGTTCTAGCCGTTATCGCAGTATTTAAACTACCTGAATCTATTGGTTATAAAGTCCTGAAGGAACATCCAAAAGCAGAGATTGATGCCATTATCCATAAAATGGCACCAGATTTTGATACAGCTAACACTGTTTTCGTTTTACCTAAAGCAAAAACTAATACGGTTGATAATCCAGTAAAAGCAGTCCTGAGTCCTTTTTATTTCTTAGGCAGCTTTTTGCTCTGGTGGAGCTATGCATCTGGTTTGTTTGTGGTGTATTTACTTGGAAGTTGGTTACCAATGATGAGCCATGAATTTGGTTTCAGCATTAGCGAAGCTTCAATTATCACTGCGATTTATCAGCTAGGGGGCCCAGTAGGTTGTATCGCCTGCGGTTATTTGATGGACAAGTTGAATCCACACCTTGGATTAGTGATTGCATATCTTTTAGCGATTGGCTTCATGTTCTTTCTAGGTGCAGTGGGTCATAACTTTGTAATGTATAGCATGATGTGTTTCTTCATCGGTATGTGGATGAATGGTGCGAATGCAGGTCTTAACAGTGTTTCCAGTTCATTTTACCCAGTTTTTGCTCGCGCGACCGGCAACAGTTGGATGCATGGGATAGGCCGATTAGGAGCAGTGGGTAGCGCATTTGCGGGAGCATATTTTTTAAGCCTAGGATGGGCGACGAGCAAAATATTCCTTGTGCTTTGCTTACCAACCGCCGGTATGGTCGCAGCATTAATCATTATGAAACTGGTTTATTCGCCAACAAAGATACTTCAGCACGAACTTAAAAAAGTTCAAATCTAAAATTTTCTAACTCATCGACTTTTAAGGAGATTGAATAATGGATATTCAATTGAATGGATCAACTCGTCTTTATTTTGTGGTAGGACATCCGATTGTACAGGTCAAATCACCTGAGGGTGTAACGATGGAGCTGCTTAAAAAGGATTTAAATGCGATTGTTATACCTGCTGATGTAGCACCAGAACAATTCCCAAATTTTGTTCAGCAAAATTTGTATTTAAATAATAGTGACGGCTTGATTGTCACGGTGCCTCATAAAATTTCGGCTTTGAATTGCTGCCAAAAATTAACTTCACGTGCACAGTTTATTGGGGCGGTAAATACGATTCGCCGCTGTAAAGAAGGGTGGGAAGGAGACATGCTTGATGGTAAAGGCATGGTACAAGCGATACGAAATAAGTTAATCGAGCTAAAAGATAAACGTGCCATTTTGGCGGGAGCTGGTGGAGCAGGTAAAGCGATTGCTTATGAATTACTTCTTGCTGAGGTAGCAGAGTTAGCAATTTTTGATGTAGATCAAACGCGTCAAAAACAATTAGTTGAACAACTTCAACAGCTAGGTAAAGGAAAAGTTGTTGCACATAACAATGATCCAACAGGATTCGACGTTGTGGTCAATGCGACACCTATGGGAATGAATGGCGATCCTTCAGCAGCTTTTCAATTAGAAAAAATAACTGCACAAATGTCGGTTGCAGATGTGGTGACTAGTCCTGAAAACACACCATTTATTCAACATGCATCGACTTTGGGATGTAACGCAGTCAAAGGAACGGACATGTTTATTGAGGTTCGTGACCTAATGATTGCTTATTTACTTGAGAAAGAGCAGGAGCAACAAGATGTCGCGTGAATATTCACTTTCATTTTTGACAGTTGCAGATGTGAGTCCTGTAGAAGCAGTCAAAATTGCAGCAAAGTGTGGTTATGCAGCAGTGGGCTTACGCCTGCTGCCAGCAGCACCTAATGAAGTAGATTATCCAATTTTAAATGATAGCAAGCTAATTAAGGAAACAAAGGCTGCTTTGAATGACACGGGTGTTCGTATTGCTGATGTTGAAATTGTGCGAATTACTCAAGATTTTGAACCAAGAAAATATTTGCAGTTTTTAAGTACCGCTGAGCAGCTCGGTGCTAGGCATATTTTAGTTGCAGGAAATGACCCTGAGCAGTCAAGACAAATACATCACTTCGCACAATTTTGTGAATTAAGTAAACAGTTTGACTTGAGTTGTGACCTAGAGTTCATGCCGTGGACCAATGTGAAAAATTTGTCGCAGGCTGAATATATCGTGAATCAATCAGGGCAAGAAAATGCGGCCATTTTAATTGATGCATTACATTTTGACCGATCAGATTCAACACTTGAGCAGATCAAAGCACTTAATCCAAAGCAATTGAACTATGTTCAGCTTTGCGATGGTTTTGCTGAATATGATCCGAGCGACGAAGGCTTAATTAAGATTGCACGTTCTAATCGATTAGTGCCAGGGCAAGGTGAAATTGATCTTGTAGGGTTAATTCGTGCTTTGCCTAAAGAAATTATATTAGCGGCAGAAGTCCCCAATTTAGTACTAGCTGAACGTCCTGCTCTCGAACGCGCTGAAGTTAATTTGCAAGCAATGAAGCAGCTCGTTGCACTCGCTCAATTGGGCACGGTTACGGGGTAATAAGTATGAACGCAAAAACCCAACAACCATTTCAGATGATTCCGATGCCAATTCGTGAATGCTACGAATGTGATGTTTTAGTCATTGGCTCAGGTGCAGGTGGGCTTTCAAGCGCCGTGACCGCAGCATATGAAGGATTAAAGGTTATTGTCGCAGAGAAAGCATCCGTATTTGGTGGAACTACTGCTGTATCGGGAGGGTGGTTATGGATTCCTAATACACCTCATGCTGTACGTGAAGGAAAAGCCGAATCAATTGAGATACCTAAGCTATATTTAAAAAATATTTTGGGTGAAAAGTATGATGAAACAATGATTCATACTTATTTAACTCAAGCACCAAAAATGGTGGAATTTTTCGAAGCCAAAACTGAGGTTAAGTTTAATATTGGTGCCG
This genomic stretch from Acinetobacter oleivorans DR1 harbors:
- a CDS encoding IclR family transcriptional regulator: MLSNTDRSLLILEALLKEVDGCALSQLSVDLDIPKSAMHRILTAMKDMGYIYQDEITQHYKLTLKIASMGLSFLSSRSITETFQPYLDELAETSSELVRLGLIEDEKIIWIGKAQGAKSGLKYDPDSGNVAYLPASACGLAYLSTLDQNDFARIVEREGFDKAKNFGPNSPKDLTELEQMINASRERGYGVISDTYELGMSAMAKIILNPQTGEPFGTVSIAGPSVRLSPKRIEELAPALMATSEKIASIINLIHI
- a CDS encoding MFS transporter, producing MTQQVNLREFIDENPISPIQKLVIFLCLMIVVVDGIDISIMGFVAPVIKQQWGITTTDLAPVMSAALIGLAVGAVISGPLADKFGRKKLLIINLMGFGVFTLCAAVSSNVTELMMFRFIAGLFMGGVMPQAVTLVTDYSPMRMNGRMVTIILSGFTIGAAIGGFLAAWVIPHFNWHAMMIIGGVLPLVLAVIAVFKLPESIGYKVLKEHPKAEIDAIIHKMAPDFDTANTVFVLPKAKTNTVDNPVKAVLSPFYFLGSFLLWWSYASGLFVVYLLGSWLPMMSHEFGFSISEASIITAIYQLGGPVGCIACGYLMDKLNPHLGLVIAYLLAIGFMFFLGAVGHNFVMYSMMCFFIGMWMNGANAGLNSVSSSFYPVFARATGNSWMHGIGRLGAVGSAFAGAYFLSLGWATSKIFLVLCLPTAGMVAALIIMKLVYSPTKILQHELKKVQI
- a CDS encoding shikimate dehydrogenase family protein; this encodes MDIQLNGSTRLYFVVGHPIVQVKSPEGVTMELLKKDLNAIVIPADVAPEQFPNFVQQNLYLNNSDGLIVTVPHKISALNCCQKLTSRAQFIGAVNTIRRCKEGWEGDMLDGKGMVQAIRNKLIELKDKRAILAGAGGAGKAIAYELLLAEVAELAIFDVDQTRQKQLVEQLQQLGKGKVVAHNNDPTGFDVVVNATPMGMNGDPSAAFQLEKITAQMSVADVVTSPENTPFIQHASTLGCNAVKGTDMFIEVRDLMIAYLLEKEQEQQDVA
- a CDS encoding sugar phosphate isomerase/epimerase family protein codes for the protein MSREYSLSFLTVADVSPVEAVKIAAKCGYAAVGLRLLPAAPNEVDYPILNDSKLIKETKAALNDTGVRIADVEIVRITQDFEPRKYLQFLSTAEQLGARHILVAGNDPEQSRQIHHFAQFCELSKQFDLSCDLEFMPWTNVKNLSQAEYIVNQSGQENAAILIDALHFDRSDSTLEQIKALNPKQLNYVQLCDGFAEYDPSDEGLIKIARSNRLVPGQGEIDLVGLIRALPKEIILAAEVPNLVLAERPALERAEVNLQAMKQLVALAQLGTVTG